GAGCTGAGAGAAACGCTCGAAGAAGAGCTGGAGCTATATCTTCGCGACAAGCAGGAGTATAAAGCGTATCTGCGAGATCTTGCACTCGAGCAACAACCGGACACGCCGGATCCACCATCATCGATGCAGAAGCCAAAAAAACCGGACACTGCgcgaataaagaaaaacttccGCACACTGTTCGATGAAACTTTCCGTGCTGCTGGTGTACCGGCGGTGCAAATTGTTTTACGGCGCGATCCGGACGGTGTCACAGCGGACCAATGTGGACACCAGTCGGGACGAGATTTGTTGTTTAAAGCGAAACTGTTTATTGACGGGAACCATGTAGCGTCGACTAAGGCGCGTCATTTTCAGCAAGATGATCGTACTATGATTGACTTCAATACGTCCTTTTCCATCAAGCTGACGACGAAGATCCCCGAAACGGTTGCGTTACATCTGTACGAGAAGAATCGAATGATGATGAAGTGGTTGCGGGCAGAGATTTTCCTCCCACTGCCCGGTGCGGAGGAGCTGTACGAGGCGGTGGAATCGGTGGATTATCAGTTCTCGTCCGGTAAACCGTACCAGGCGCAAAGCTACACGAATGGTACGGTTGAGCTAAGGATCGGTTGGTTGGAACCGTCCGGTGGGATCTTTCCAAGCCCCAGTCAACGTCGCACACTGCCAAAGCGTGTCGTAGTGCCTAAGGAATTGTTGCGCCGCTGGATCGATGATCGTGCATTCGAAACGGAAGATGAGCCAGATGTCGAACGGGATGCGGCTCTGCTGCGGGTGTTGCGAGATGACGCAGCAGCTATCGCACCGGATGGCAATCGGCGACATTCGAACGATTCTATCGCACCGGAAGCGGATGAAGTTGAGTTTAACTTCAATGAAGATAAGCTTGCGTTCTGTTCTGCTGAGACAATCGACCAGAACGAACGGTTTATTCTGCTGAGCAAACGGTTCCAGCGTAGTCTTAAATATCGGGACAcgaaatttattccacaaaCTGAGCGTGAACTTGCGATCGCTGCATCTGCCAAGGAGGATGAGGAGCAGATGAAAATCATTGACGAAACGCTCGGCACGGATCCGATCGATCTGCAGAGACACCGTGGCAAGCGGTATCTGCAGAAGGTGTACGACATCATCAGCAATCACTGTCGGGTGTTGAACCAGGACAAGGTGAACAACGCAAACCTGCTGGTCGGTGGCGATCAGGTACCGTCATTTGGATCGCTCAGCCTGGCTTTTCTGGAGATATTCGGCCCACGGCGTCCACTCAAACCATCGCGTCGATCGCCCAACAGCCGTGCATCGGTACGCGTGAGTGACGTGACACGGTTCAAGATTATTGTCACCATCGTTCGTGCGTTTGGGATACCGATGCGGATGGAGGATTATCAGGGTGGATCGGTTGGTCGGCGGAATAGTAACATGTCGTCGTCAAATGGACGATTTTGTAAGTGCCTGTCACCAGTGGTGATCTTAAgctgtaaatattttaattattgctCTTCCGGCAGCTTTTCGTACATCGAACGTCCGACCGTACATAGCGGTAGCGTTAAAGGATCGTATTTTCCGCACTTCGACAGCCGATGGAACGGCTCCAACGTGGAATGAGCAGCTTGAGGTACCGCTGGATTGCAGTACCGATCAGATACGGAAGCACTTGCACATCGATCTCTACGACGAGTACATGGAAGATCTGCTGGAGGATGATCGAACCCGGCCGACCGAGGTGTACCAACGTATTTCCAGTCGATGGCTTGGTCAGTTGCGTATCCCAATCAGTACCATCTATCTCAACCAAAGGGTAACCCCATGCCACGGTATTAATACACCGATTAGAACACTGACGCTTAGTTTCGCTTTCAGTTGGAAGGAACGTTTGAGATAAAAACGCCACCAATTCTATTTGGCTACGATCGTCAGATGCAAGATCACCAAGTGGGAGAAATTGTGGACAGCTACGGTAACCCCATAGGGCTCATTGGTAGTGGAACCGGGAGTAGCTTGCCGGACATGCGCGAACTAACCCATGTGACGCTATTCATCAGTCTGGAACCATTGATCGAGCGGCCAACGCTCGATACGGGCAGTTTGGAGTGTGTAGAGCTGGAACGTATTAGGTCCCGCATCTATCTCTGGTATGAAGAGTACCGGCATGAGTTCCCTTCGCGTGCAATTGTCCCACCGATGGTAACGTTACTGGGAGGTAAGCGAATCTGTGCCACGCGCCTACTCGGCCCACTGCCAATACCGTTTCCAATTGATGAGCTGACAGAAACCATGATCCGGAGATACGTTTCACTTATTCCTATCCACTACAGTGTGGATCCCTGTTCGCAGTTGAACGGGATATGGCTCACCAACAAGGTAGGTATTTCGTGGAAGTCGTGCAGATAACAGACAACAAGCTCGCAGTTGTCAATATATGAACCTTGGGTTTCGCGATAGGAAATTCTGACGATGATGTGTGCCTCGCCGAAGGATCTTGGAGCGCTTCTGGCGTGTTTCTACCTTCAGCTGGGCTACGAGGTTTGGCTCATCTTTGGAAATAGCGTGCTGATGGGCGATACAACGTTCGTGCTGCTACTGGAGGGAGGAGAATTCTTTATCGTCGACCCCTGCAGTGGCAGGAAGTACAGCTCCACCGACACCTACTGTCCGCTGAACCGGATTTACCTGATCGTGGGACAGGCTAACATTTGGGGCAACGTTCAGAAGGAGAATCGGGTGTTTCTCACGCAGCTGGATGTGCGCCGGTCCGGATACTGGCGTGCGTTGTTCAACCGCTTCCACGAACCACCGGCTGGATGTGTGCAGGAGGTAGCGTTTCCTTTCAGGGAGGCGCTACCGGCGAACGAGCTGCAGCGTGCTGTTGAACGGAAACTTATGCGGAAGATCGCATCATGGCGTACGCACCGCAAAACGGTTTGGAATCGGTAAGGAACGCAAatgatggaataaaaaatacgGAGAACAGAAGGAGCTAATTTTGGCATCTCTTTCAGTTTCATCAGCGATCATCTTCGCAGTACGCTAATAAGCCTGGAACGGGACACTTGTTTGGAGACGAATACGGAACGGCATGGTGAGACGTTTAGTCAAATGTTTATCTCGTACAAGGTGCATGGTTTCCCTATCAATTTACCGTACAATAATCTGTCCACAATTGTGGCCCATGTTAAAGGTACTGGCATACATCTGAACTCGGAAGCGACGGTAGAGTTTGGACTTGGCGTGTACATCAAAGACTATCCGTGCAATGTTTACTCCGTTTGGATATTTCTTATGTCGCTAGTGCCGAGGGGTTAAGAATTTTGTCAGTCATTGTATACTTACATACTTTCTAGCTTATTATTGGTTTTGATCAGAAGAATCTATAAAGATCATAGTTGGTCGCTTTCGTCTGAAAAAAACGTTTGTCACACAAGCTCCTACTAAGTCCTACGTAAGAAGCGAAGTTGAAATATCGAATCTTCTACTATCGCAATCGTTTTCCTGTATCCCAGTAGATGTCGCTAGTAATAAGTTAAGAACGTGCTagtattttcaaattttcaatcaattttcaatttttattctttacacacaaaaacggataggaaataaaaaaacacacacgcgccatTTTATTTTGGGAATGATGAATTGTCTATTTTTCTCGTTTATACaatggttttgggttttttttttgttttaattttcctgtTCTTCGTTGCGAGTTCTAAAACAAACGTACCTTGTCTTTAATTTTCGTTTGTGAACATTAGGTGAATCCCTTCTGATTTTCGTTACTATCTGTGATTGAACTTTTGCCGCGTAGCATTCAACCAGTGAAACGGTACTGTCATAACCGTATGAGAAGGTGACCTCAGCAAGACGTTCGCGCGGTCCATTTGGGGTGGCCAAACGCCTATCGTTTGATGAGCACGCGAAGCCGGAGTGGTACATGATTTCGAAAACAAACGTTCGTGGTGTGAAATAGTGTGGAACAACGCTTCGCTGTTGCACACATTTTGCACATAATGGTGACGAATTAGGAAAGAAAACTGTTGCCCCGTGCTTTGCAGTGTGATCAATCGTTTAAAACTTAGTGCGGATGAAGACGGTTGAGTTGGAAAAGAATGGGTAAAGAGTAGGTTCGTAGTGCTTCCCACTGAGTTGGAACGAACCGATATAatctttttctgttcttttggGTTTCCTTGCTGGTGTTCTTTTGTTCCATATTTGATAACAACTGATCGCGCATACACAGTTCGCCCACGCCAGTATATGCTCTCGCATCACCTGCTTACGCTACATCAAGAGTTTCTTATATTAGCTTGCGCTTGCGGTTGGCTGTGAAGCTAGCTTTGAGTTTTGGGTTTGCTGAAAATGGTTGTGCTTAATTTCGTTTTTTACTTTCGATTCAATCAGTTTCCTTTGCCATGCCTCTGTGTGGAGCCGACGGttcgaaacaaacaatgcGGGATAGACACCACTAGTGCTGGTGTACGGGCTCTGTGGATGTGTTCggattttttcgtttgtttttttttgttgttgctttaatTATGTGTTTGTCACTAGTTTttcttgagtgtgtgtgtgtgtgtgtgtgactccAGTGCTAGAATTTATAGGGAACTATATTGTCTATACATTAGGCACTTCACCCTAtataaatttgattgaaaacCCATTTTTTTCGTCTCCTTCTCGTTTCGTCCACGGTTATGCTCTACCTGCGTTGTGTTTACTTTTGCTTTAACTCGCatatttttacgttttgtTGGTGCCAATCTTATGTCCTGTATCTTGATTCGCTAGTGTGCGCTCGACCCACTACTAACACTCACATATCACGGTTCTCTTGACTGCGTCTGTCTAAACTGTCTGCcggcatgtttttttgttttgttttcggagcATTTCTTCCGCAATTAATTCTTTCCCAAGTGTGTACTAAGTGTGTGACAAATGTACATCCTGCATCGGTGTGCGGAGTTTGCAATGTGATTACTGTATCTCATCTCGGCTCGGGTTTCGGATCTGCAGTGTCCGAAAACAACACCCATTCCCAtcatgttttgattttgttaatgtgtttcgtttgtttttccaacatGTTCAAATTGCTTACGAGAGtttgttcgtttatttgtttgttttgttttgtttactgcgGTACACAATGAATTTCCACCGAATATACAGCGGCACAAGGATATACTATGATGCCGCTGGCCCATGATTATGTTCGTTTATATATGGTTGGCGTCAAACGGTTAACAACGGGGGTTTCTTTTCATGTTgttctttgtgtttttgttttcttgagTTCACCAATTTTATGCGTATAATTGTAGCAAACAATTTATAAACGATAGACAAACTATGTTAAAAGAAATATCGCCTGTATTGGTAACGAATTTGTGTaccaaaaaactaaaacacaaGCAAAGGTATGaattttgcattcaatttGTGTAGTAACAAaatcttcctttttgtttaattcCAATTGCGGCACTTCATATTAAAGGTGAGCACCTCCCGTACCGCTGTACAAAATGTCAACTTCTGGTTGTTTAAttccaccattttttgttAACCCATCTGTTCCTTAATATTTCTGCTTTGCTATATACAACATCAATGTTGTAGGAATGAGATTTTCTGTTATATATCTGTTAATTGTTTATAGTTTCGCTTAAACCTTTAATGCTCTCTGTCGTTTAACAAATCTATCTACAGTATGGCTTTGAGTGTGGctgtgtttctttctttatttttttttgcttcttctcttCTGTGTTTTAGttgattttcctttatttttttttaggatcttttcccaaaaaaaacagacttcCTTTATGTCATTTGT
This Anopheles marshallii chromosome 3, idAnoMarsDA_429_01, whole genome shotgun sequence DNA region includes the following protein-coding sequences:
- the LOC128716390 gene encoding coiled-coil and C2 domain-containing protein 2A, which codes for MNESAATKSPKKRRPRHRYRRRSSGKPTTSKTLAKVPSPPTVKTSYEAEREQTVRKTKLDPTFVQEEREVIASLERLNIATGANGDSSKPPLHEIDRATLFFTDALPDEEFFDAEDTELGGMLPSESNAEDANKKTPSQRSSSSNGADTPTHLASSYFHTEQGTAVVIPWKTQRYTFCDEDLLYYQPARTLPDSRAALDEICVIDPKDSTEAVEDGKGSLLPSVDKPNASVGNKNRLMNRLLEEEQEEWFDASGELVDFRCYLECKTRVRGFCSKTFVPFFVEPIPLGKTLDRLPMERTVKILIGRVRFDAHPSFEDVVRLRLKLEELYKQYYRVRKLNRKEALQAKLNELRSEMQEQDVPIDSFGAKMARREYRNLVYQEIRTEHLLAKQMLELWEKIKEKHHGECGLKMSVNSQDTDEERDGSEWQERYELELRETLEEELELYLRDKQEYKAYLRDLALEQQPDTPDPPSSMQKPKKPDTARIKKNFRTLFDETFRAAGVPAVQIVLRRDPDGVTADQCGHQSGRDLLFKAKLFIDGNHVASTKARHFQQDDRTMIDFNTSFSIKLTTKIPETVALHLYEKNRMMMKWLRAEIFLPLPGAEELYEAVESVDYQFSSGKPYQAQSYTNGTVELRIGWLEPSGGIFPSPSQRRTLPKRVVVPKELLRRWIDDRAFETEDEPDVERDAALLRVLRDDAAAIAPDGNRRHSNDSIAPEADEVEFNFNEDKLAFCSAETIDQNERFILLSKRFQRSLKYRDTKFIPQTERELAIAASAKEDEEQMKIIDETLGTDPIDLQRHRGKRYLQKVYDIISNHCRVLNQDKVNNANLLVGGDQVPSFGSLSLAFLEIFGPRRPLKPSRRSPNSRASVRVSDVTRFKIIVTIVRAFGIPMRMEDYQGGSVGRRNSNMSSSNGRFSFRTSNVRPYIAVALKDRIFRTSTADGTAPTWNEQLEVPLDCSTDQIRKHLHIDLYDEYMEDLLEDDRTRPTEVYQRISSRWLGQLRIPISTIYLNQRLEGTFEIKTPPILFGYDRQMQDHQVGEIVDSYGNPIGLIGSGTGSSLPDMRELTHVTLFISLEPLIERPTLDTGSLECVELERIRSRIYLWYEEYRHEFPSRAIVPPMVTLLGGKRICATRLLGPLPIPFPIDELTETMIRRYVSLIPIHYSVDPCSQLNGIWLTNKEILTMMCASPKDLGALLACFYLQLGYEVWLIFGNSVLMGDTTFVLLLEGGEFFIVDPCSGRKYSSTDTYCPLNRIYLIVGQANIWGNVQKENRVFLTQLDVRRSGYWRALFNRFHEPPAGCVQEVAFPFREALPANELQRAVERKLMRKIASWRTHRKTVWNRFISDHLRSTLISLERDTCLETNTERHGETFSQMFISYKVHGFPINLPYNNLSTIVAHVKGTGIHLNSEATVEFGLGVYIKDYPCNVYSVWIFLMSLVPRG